From the Kogia breviceps isolate mKogBre1 chromosome 15, mKogBre1 haplotype 1, whole genome shotgun sequence genome, one window contains:
- the NARS1 gene encoding asparagine--tRNA ligase, cytoplasmic isoform X1: MSLEVTRATAGMVLAELYVSDREGSDATGDGTKEKPFKTGLKALMTVGKEPFPTIYVDSQKENERWDVISKSQMKNIRKLWHREQLKSESREKKEAEDNLRREKNLEGAKKITIKNDPSLPEPNCVKIRELEGYRGQRVKVFGWVHRLRRQGKNLMFLVLRDGTGYLQCVLSDDLCQCYNGVILSTESSVAVYGRLNLTPKGKQAPGGHELNCDFWELIGLAPAGGADNLINEESDVDVQLNNRHMMIRGENMSKILKARSVVTRCFRDHFFDRGYYEISPPTLVQTQVEGGATLFKLDYFGEEAYLTQSSQLYLETCIPALGDVFCIAQSYRAEQSRTRRHLAEYTHVEAECPFLTFEELLNRLEDLVCDVVDRVLKSPAASIVHDLNPNFKPPKRPFKRMNYSDAVVWLKEHNIKKEDGTFYEFGEDIPEAPERLMTDTINEPILLCRFPVEIKSFYMQRCPEDSRLTESVDVLMPNVGEIVGGSMRIWDNEEILAGYKREGIDPTPYYWYTDQRKYGTCPHGGYGLGLERFLTWILNRYHIRDVCLYPRFVQRCKP; this comes from the exons ATGTCCTTGGAGGTGACCAGGGCGACCGCGGGGATGGTGCTAG CAGAGCTGTATGTCTCAGACCGAGAGGGAAGTGATGCTACTGGTGATGGAACCAAGGAGAAACCTTTTAAAACAGGCCTTAAG gcTTTGATGACAGTTGGAAAGGAACCCTTTCCTACCATTTACGTagattcacaaaaagaaaacgaG AGGTGGGATGTTATTTCTAAATCACAGATGAAGAACATTAGAAAACTGTGGCACAGGGAACAGTTGAAGAGTGAATCCCGGGAAAAGAAAGAG GCAGAAGACAATTTACGAAGAGAGAAGAACCTGGAAGGAGCAAAGAAGATTACCATTAAAAACGACCCAAGTCTTCCAGAGCCAAATTGC GTGAAGATTCGTGAATTAGAAGGATATAGAGGCCAAAGAGTAAAGGTATTTGGCTGGGTCCACAGGCTGCGTAGGCAAG GAAAGAATTTAATGTTTCTGGTGTTGCGCGATGGTACGGGTTATCTCCAGTGTGTCTTGTCAGAtgatttg TGTCAGTGCTACAACGGAGTAATATTGTCCACTGAGAGTAGCGTCGCAGTGTATGGAAGGCTAAACCTTACCCCAAAGGGCAAGCAG gctCCAGGGGGCCATGAGTTGAATTGTGACTTCTGGGAGCTGATTGGGTTGGCCCCCGCTGGAGGCGCTGATAACTTAATCAACGAGGAGTCTGACGTTGACGTCCAGCTCAACAACAGACACATGATGATCCGGGGAGAAAACATGTCCAAAATCCTAAAAGCACGTTCTGTGGTCACCAGGTGCTTTAGAGATCACTTCTTCGATAGGGGGTACTATGAA ATCAGTCCTCCAACGTTAGTGCAAACACAAGTGGAAGGCGGTGCCACACTCTTCAAGCtggactattttggggaagagGCGTATCTCACTCAGTCCTCTCAGCTGTACCTGGAGACCTGCATTCCAGCTCTGGGAGATGTTTTTTGTATCGCACAGTCATACAGGGCAGAACAATCCAGAACACGAAGGCACCTGGCTGA ATACACTCACGTGGAAGCAGAGTGCCCTTTCCTGACCTTTGAGGAGCTCCTGAACCGATTGGAGGACTTGGTCTGTGACGTGGTCGATAGAGTCTTGAAATCACCCGCAGCAAGCATAGTGCATGACCTCAACCCG AACTTCAAGCCCCCCAAACGGCCTTTCAAACGGATGAACTATTCAGATGCTGTTGTGTGGCTAAAAGAACACaatataaagaaagaagatgGAACTTTCTATGAATTTGGAGAG GATATCCCAGAAGCTCCTGAGAGACTGATGACGGACACCATTAATGAGCCCATCTTGCTGTGTCGATTTCCTGTGGAGATCAAGTCCTTCTATATGCAGCGATGTCCCGAGGATTCCCGCCTTACCGAATCT GTCGACGTGTTGATGCCCAATGTCGGTGAGATTGTGGGAGGCTCGATGCGTATCTGGGACAATGAAGAGATACTGGCAGGTTATAAAAGAGAAGGAATTGACCCCACTCCCTATTACTGGTACACAGATCAG AGAAAATATGGCACATGTCCACATGGAGGCTATGGCCTGGGCTTGGAACGATTCTTAACCTGGATTCTGAATAGATACCACATCCGAGATGTATGCTTGTACCCTCGATTTGTCCAGCGCTGCAAGCCATAA
- the NARS1 gene encoding asparagine--tRNA ligase, cytoplasmic isoform X2, giving the protein MSLEVTRATAGMVLELYVSDREGSDATGDGTKEKPFKTGLKALMTVGKEPFPTIYVDSQKENERWDVISKSQMKNIRKLWHREQLKSESREKKEAEDNLRREKNLEGAKKITIKNDPSLPEPNCVKIRELEGYRGQRVKVFGWVHRLRRQGKNLMFLVLRDGTGYLQCVLSDDLCQCYNGVILSTESSVAVYGRLNLTPKGKQAPGGHELNCDFWELIGLAPAGGADNLINEESDVDVQLNNRHMMIRGENMSKILKARSVVTRCFRDHFFDRGYYEISPPTLVQTQVEGGATLFKLDYFGEEAYLTQSSQLYLETCIPALGDVFCIAQSYRAEQSRTRRHLAEYTHVEAECPFLTFEELLNRLEDLVCDVVDRVLKSPAASIVHDLNPNFKPPKRPFKRMNYSDAVVWLKEHNIKKEDGTFYEFGEDIPEAPERLMTDTINEPILLCRFPVEIKSFYMQRCPEDSRLTESVDVLMPNVGEIVGGSMRIWDNEEILAGYKREGIDPTPYYWYTDQRKYGTCPHGGYGLGLERFLTWILNRYHIRDVCLYPRFVQRCKP; this is encoded by the exons ATGTCCTTGGAGGTGACCAGGGCGACCGCGGGGATGGTGCTAG AGCTGTATGTCTCAGACCGAGAGGGAAGTGATGCTACTGGTGATGGAACCAAGGAGAAACCTTTTAAAACAGGCCTTAAG gcTTTGATGACAGTTGGAAAGGAACCCTTTCCTACCATTTACGTagattcacaaaaagaaaacgaG AGGTGGGATGTTATTTCTAAATCACAGATGAAGAACATTAGAAAACTGTGGCACAGGGAACAGTTGAAGAGTGAATCCCGGGAAAAGAAAGAG GCAGAAGACAATTTACGAAGAGAGAAGAACCTGGAAGGAGCAAAGAAGATTACCATTAAAAACGACCCAAGTCTTCCAGAGCCAAATTGC GTGAAGATTCGTGAATTAGAAGGATATAGAGGCCAAAGAGTAAAGGTATTTGGCTGGGTCCACAGGCTGCGTAGGCAAG GAAAGAATTTAATGTTTCTGGTGTTGCGCGATGGTACGGGTTATCTCCAGTGTGTCTTGTCAGAtgatttg TGTCAGTGCTACAACGGAGTAATATTGTCCACTGAGAGTAGCGTCGCAGTGTATGGAAGGCTAAACCTTACCCCAAAGGGCAAGCAG gctCCAGGGGGCCATGAGTTGAATTGTGACTTCTGGGAGCTGATTGGGTTGGCCCCCGCTGGAGGCGCTGATAACTTAATCAACGAGGAGTCTGACGTTGACGTCCAGCTCAACAACAGACACATGATGATCCGGGGAGAAAACATGTCCAAAATCCTAAAAGCACGTTCTGTGGTCACCAGGTGCTTTAGAGATCACTTCTTCGATAGGGGGTACTATGAA ATCAGTCCTCCAACGTTAGTGCAAACACAAGTGGAAGGCGGTGCCACACTCTTCAAGCtggactattttggggaagagGCGTATCTCACTCAGTCCTCTCAGCTGTACCTGGAGACCTGCATTCCAGCTCTGGGAGATGTTTTTTGTATCGCACAGTCATACAGGGCAGAACAATCCAGAACACGAAGGCACCTGGCTGA ATACACTCACGTGGAAGCAGAGTGCCCTTTCCTGACCTTTGAGGAGCTCCTGAACCGATTGGAGGACTTGGTCTGTGACGTGGTCGATAGAGTCTTGAAATCACCCGCAGCAAGCATAGTGCATGACCTCAACCCG AACTTCAAGCCCCCCAAACGGCCTTTCAAACGGATGAACTATTCAGATGCTGTTGTGTGGCTAAAAGAACACaatataaagaaagaagatgGAACTTTCTATGAATTTGGAGAG GATATCCCAGAAGCTCCTGAGAGACTGATGACGGACACCATTAATGAGCCCATCTTGCTGTGTCGATTTCCTGTGGAGATCAAGTCCTTCTATATGCAGCGATGTCCCGAGGATTCCCGCCTTACCGAATCT GTCGACGTGTTGATGCCCAATGTCGGTGAGATTGTGGGAGGCTCGATGCGTATCTGGGACAATGAAGAGATACTGGCAGGTTATAAAAGAGAAGGAATTGACCCCACTCCCTATTACTGGTACACAGATCAG AGAAAATATGGCACATGTCCACATGGAGGCTATGGCCTGGGCTTGGAACGATTCTTAACCTGGATTCTGAATAGATACCACATCCGAGATGTATGCTTGTACCCTCGATTTGTCCAGCGCTGCAAGCCATAA